The DNA window CACTTGGAACAGCGCTGCCGAGGAATTTCTATCGGCAGAGGCAATGTGTCTGTGGATCTCATTGCCGTGGATGGTTGCTGAGGCCAAATGATTGGGTGTATTTTAAGCAAAAGTTAATAGGTACGCAATTAACAGGGATATCAAAGTTTACGGAGTGAAGGCAAGAGACAGTGTTGGGATGAAATCTATCAATTATGGTTGAATGGCTTCTGATCGCATGCTTGGTCAGGCTGCCTTAGTAAATGCTGCGGATGCAATGGTTAAATTGCTGATGAGTTCACTTATAGACAATCGTTGCACACAGCAGCCTGTCGGTGATCATGACGTGTGTCGGTGACAAATcaccttcattgttgctgaaaaAATAACGCATCATCGATACTTCAATGAATGACATTCAATTGTAAAGGCGAATGTACAAGATGCAAACCGTGAGACTCGCGGTGTGACTTGAAGGTGACGTCGCCAAACAAGAGTAGACGTGCAATAATAAGGTTTTGGTCTGCTACCCCATTTGCTGATCTAGACGCCCCGGGAAACTATCAGGGACGGGGATCTGCGTTTCAGCTAAATCGGGTAGGTGTCAAGGTCACTTATTTCACAATAAATGAGTTTtcagagattccgcagatgcatcATTCAGCTCTTTTCCCCCAACACGGACGGAATTTCCCAATCATCAGCCATCTTCATTTGTGTTTGTCGCTGTCTGTTTCGCTGCCGACATTCGATCGATCAGATTGTACTGATTTTCCACTACTTTGCAAAACCGTTTAGTTTTATTGATCGCTAATATTTACAATTATGTTATTCTGTCAAGTAGACTCATTTCTATCATTGGTACATATTATATACTTGCTTTAAGAGAACTCTGTCTTCTGTGTTTACTGTGATTGTTTATTTTGTTCGCAGTGAACACggtgaccatattcatcctgtctcgtggtaagtgcggcctctccagagttgtcacttgctacctggttgccatggcagtggcGGATATTCTGGTCcttatcctggacctgatattgagcaagattccactTATGTACACGCCATACCTCGTTTTCGTCCTATCAATGCCCAAGGTGTGTAATATCCAGGCTGCTCTGATTTACACCGTCAcagactgttcggtctggttcaccgttacgttcacctttgatcggtttgtcgccatttgttgccagaagctgaaaacaaaatattgcaccgggaaaactgcgggtGTTGTTTTGGGGACAGTGACTGCGATCAGCTGTTTGAagaatatttactggtatttGCGGCTCTCAGAGATATACACATGGTCAATCAATCCATTCATTTGTAAAAAGAGAGATTATTATTTGAATTTCACTTCTGAGGTTGACTTATTCTATTACTTCCTCACCCCTGTAttcccatttctgctggttctagtAACGAATGTTTTCACCGTCAGGCATGTCTTGGTTACGAGCAGAACTCGCAGGAGACTCAGGGTTCCCGGAAACGGACAGAGTgtcagagacccggagatggagaaacgcaggaaatccctcgttttattGCTGATCGTCTCCggcaatttcatcctgctgtgggcacctttCACTGTGTTCTCTGCGTGGGATCGGATATGCGATCTTACCAATTTCGTGCTTCCGCCCGAATCTCTGCGAGAACTTGGCATCAttttgcagcttctgagctgttgtacaaacacggccctttacgcctttacacagaccaagttcagggTGCAACTAACTAATGTGGTAAAATCTCCGCTCGCTCTCTTTGTAGTGAAGAAGTGGTGACTTAGCGGTGTCTCCCGACACCCAATCCACCCAATGCCTCCTTACCCCGAATGCAACTAATGTCCCATACATTGTGGCGACTTCCTGTTCCTCTGGGACCGGcgttgtccttcttccattcactcCTCTCAAGGGCCCATAACATAGCAGGTTCACAAtgcacttccctcattctccAGCCCATCCTCCCATTTCTGCCCAACAGGTCTCAGTATTTTTTCCCCACAGTTGCACCGTGCAGTACTTCTGACTGCCCGGATGCATTGGTCCATCTGCAAATGGTGTACTCTTCCGAGGTCGTCTGTGTTCCCGAAACATCCCGTTCATTCTCGACAGTGGTGACTGAATTGGTACTACAAACCATTGAAGACTGAATtaatgctgcttcctgcacccatgctgagcttgtcaatttcatctacGTTGCCTACAACTTTCCAGAACGCCCTCAGATCAGTCTGTCCCATTTTTCCTCCGCTCTTGTCTCTCAAACTTTCGGTCCCGAATTTCAGAGATAGACCATTCAAGACATCGTTAACAAAGCCTAGCTACTGAATCCCACAGTTATAGTGAGGATCCCACCTGCCACATGGACAATCGCCCAAGTGCTGTTCCATTCTATCATTTTCTTGGATGTGAATTTCCTCTCAAGATATTTTATAGTAAACGGAGGCTCCCTTCAGCCCGATCAATGCTGCCTTCAGCAATGTCTGTTGCTCTTCCTGCAGGTAACATCACTCCATCCCACCCAGAATAATAGAAGGGATTGGATTTCTTTGCCTTCAGTCAACAAGCCAGTGGTCTCTGCATAAAAATATTGTCACGTAACTTCCATCACCTCCATAGCGACTCTACCACTAGGCACGACCTTCCCTCCCCTACATCCTTCTCCGAAGATCGTTCTGCACACGACGCCATTGTTTACTCCTCGTTGCCCACAATTCTCCCCTATTCCTGTCTCCATTCTCTAGACATTATTTCCACACCGGCTCTGGCTATTGAAGAATAACGGagaccacaatggtaacacaccTCATTTCCAGCCTCCGCTCCTTTGCGAAAAAAAAAATGTCGATTATCCATCCAGCTACAATCGAAAAAAAACATTATCTGCTATTATGTCATTTATAATCCCTGTCAGACCAAGATATAATCGGGGCCGCGGACAAAGTTGTTCTGAATGTCGTCATGAGCTTAGAGGAGAGTTAATTAGGGATAAGGGCCCCATCGAGTGACCACACTTACTGAGGAAGATATTAGGCAATTGACATTCACTTTTGTTATTGAAATATTATCGGGAATGATCTTGACGGCTGACAGAAAATCTCGGTGTAATATTTTTGATCTTCACAATAACGTTGCTCCTTATCCTGTCGCATCACTAACATAACGACAATATCTGAGTTTAAACACGTCCGACAGCTGAACACTACTACTAAAGACGTATCGCAGATATCACCAGCAGGAATGACACTGGTTCTCCAGTCCCAACAGATTATTTTCGATTAAATGTATTGAATTTGCAATTCTGGCTTATCCGGTAACAAGTACAGTGCCTATAGAAGTATTCACtcccccacactgggaataccatTGTAGCATGGACACTCACATGGATCTCAGGTATGCCTTCCTCTTGgccggctacgtggaacagtgtcTGTTCCGAGCTACACTCGTGTTACTCCCCAACTGTCCTGCGCTACATCGACTACTGCATTGGTCTGTCTGCGGCACGCATGCGGAGCTCATCGTCatcaacttcgcctccaacttagaccctggcctcaaatttacttggcccATTTCCGATACCTCtcttccttttccctttctctgtctctattTCCAGAGACATCATATCTACCGTTGTCTACTGTAAATCCATCGtctctcacagctacttggactatacctcttcccattctgTTACTTGTGAAAATGCCAGCCGCTTTCACTAAATTCCTCCCATCTCCTCGGCCAGTGctatcaggatgaggcttttcagttCAGATCAAAGAAGCTGTCcttctccttcaaagaaaggggcttcccttcctccagcatCAATGCTATCCTCAACTGCATGTCTTCCATTTCCTGCGTCTGCCCTCTCACTACCCTACCGCTGCCCCACCTAGGACCGGAACAACTTGTCCTCACCGGCCATCCCTCCAGCCtcggcgtccagcacataattatcCGTAACTTCAATCATCTCCAACGGAATCACACCGCCATGCGcatcttcccttccccctccacaaTCTTAGATTTCCACAGGGATGAGACTCCGTTGTCCATTCGCCCCtcgccactgatctccctcctgtctCTTATCTTTGCAAGCTCAacaactgctacacctgcccctacatacTCCCTGATTGACATTTAGGTCATCaacctgtccttccaggtgagacgacacttcagctgtgagtctgttgtggtcattGATTGAATCTGCTGCtttggtgtgacctcctgtatatcggtgagacacgACGTTTATTAGGAGACTGCTTAACCGAGAACATACGCTTCGTCCATCAGAAAAAGCGAGACCTCCCACTTAAATTTCActaccattcccattccgacatgtctgtctATGGACTTCTCTACTCTCGGGATGAGGCCACAGTTATTTTGGTGGACCATCACCTTATGGCAGGAACGTCAGTTTCTCGAATTACCAGTAATGTTCTCCGTCTTCAGCAgttcctattcccatttccctctctaaaCTTATCTCCGCAAGTGCCCGTCACTCCTCTctggttccctctcccccttttctttcttaaatggtattctgtcctctcctattagacaccCCTTCTCCACCCTGCACTACTTTCAGCGATCAACTCCCAGATTTTTACCTCTCCAATGTCCCCATCCTGATTTCACATATTCCCTGTGATtcttcctgcctttcccccacctactaaatctgccaccAAATATTTTgtctccagtcctaatgaaaggtctcggcccggtacattttccatagatgctgatttcATCCAGCATTCTGGGCGTATTTCTCAATAAAGAGAACTCGGTGACTATTTGGTTGAGTAGagggtgtaatgccctggttcagatCTTTAATGTTATGCtatatatatttactttattagttctgtaagagcagcctCGTCTGCTTCCAAACTGTTTGGTTTATTGTTGAAAGTAAGTGATGATGAGGAATCCGGGCCATCCAAATACAATACTAGAACTGGGGGGAGATTTTTGTTGAGGGACTCCAGCGTCCGTCTTGAGGCTTTTTCTCGGTGGGACATGAAGAGAGTAAACGCTGGGGAAAACCGATCGTAGGATACGACCCGGAttattcgagatggattgcgaccGACTTTGGGAAGGTGGTATGAGCTTTCACGCAACCGACGgaccagtccgtgagtgcagagTCGTTCACGCTGAGCTCCTACTTGTAAATATTTGACTGGTTTTAATACTTTATTTTTTTTCCGCTTTATTTACTGACCtttaagttaagattcataaatataattcctttaattgtaagTACTGTGCTGTCTGCTATTTCGTTCCACTAATTTGTAACAAGGTAGCACATTACATAGCATCTACGCAAACCGATGTTTAATGTGGGGGACTGTCTCAATCTCTCTAGTTGTTCCGgaatggaagacggtattccctaGACTTAGGAAGCTAAAGAAACCAGGGGGCTTGTCCGGGATCGATTTATTTCGATAACTTGTGATCGCCCTGAGCATTGATAGAGTGTGTTGTGTGGTTAACCCTATGTTAAACAATCGTCCGGTACTATTTCCGATACGTGGTTAAGGATGCTGCAGGGAGGGAGGGGTCGTCAGCTGACTATAATTGCACATGCCTTGGGTACTAGCTATAAAATCTTGTATGTTCTCAAGAGTGAAGACCTCCcccgagggggaagaggagtcTGAGACTTGGACGGAGCAGACCTATCAGAAGCCGGTTGAGTGACAGTGCTCTAATGACATCAAACACAGCGATTGTTTGAAAGTTTTAAATGGGCCGGCTGCTGACGGACGGAGAATCGTACAGACACAGAACCCCTTTGCTACCTCTGCAAGCTACACGGAAGCGATAGACAGTGTGTTTGGCGCGACAGGAAGCCCAGTGGGTTTCAGGACATGCTTCAGGAGGAAGTTGGAGAGAACTTTCTGAAAACATTCCCCATCACCCTGTGttccgagctgcttttgaggaattgCGTGGCCTTGCTGGGCAGGATGATGAGCATAAACGGGGGATTCTGTGAAGCACTCAGTCCCAACGGGTCATGTTACGGTCTGGGGAAGTACTGTTCCTACAGTGACTGGAAAACCCAAATTTCCCGGAATACCTGACGCCGAGTTCCTCTtcttggatgctccaaaagaccacGAAGAGGAGTCATGCTTACCAGATGGGATGCGACAGAAGCCCTCGGTTAAACAGGTGAAcgggatggcagtgattgtcaggaagacTTCtgagaggaacggcagactcaggAGGGGGATGCCTTTGGCACCTCTGTTTCTGGTTACGGAAATGTCTAACGTCTCTGTGAGACAGGCCAGGGAGAAAACCTTACCGAAAAGCGGATAGTTGATTCCCTAGTCATTCAGCTTTTGTGACTCCCCCCTACCAGGAGATTGAAAGAAGATTTTAAGTCTGGAAAGTGTATTTTCTTTGACGAGTCTGATGTGGGTTCTTCCAAGAGCACTCCCCAGGTCTCCGGATAACCGAGGACACCCTGTTCAGCGAAAGGTCCCGGCAACCGGCTCCTAAAGAGCAGGACGACATTCGGTATCATCTGTGGAAGCTGAAGGAAGCCGGCATCATCAGTAAGTACAAAAGCGCCTCTGCGTTCGCATTAACAGTGGCCAGGAAGAAGAACCGGAAGGTATGGAAATACAGGCGAACTTGCATCACAGCCAGTAAACTGATCAAGGTCGGTTTAGGTTAAAAGAGTCAAAGCCTGGGATCCAATTGCATGCGTTAGGTTCCTGAAAATAGATTCGCAGGCTTGTGATGTCTGGGATATAAACATTTTTTCGAGGAGTTGGGGCAGGGCGTAGGTCagagttttatttttttctgagtGATAGACAGAGATGACAGGGTTTTAAAGGCGAAATTGCATATTCTTGTAGACAACATTAGTCAAAGAGACTGATATTTCTTTGTTTCCGGCTATCTTTCttatcactctctccctccctccatccccccGCTCTCCACACTGTAATACACAGGCATAGATAAACGCAACACAAACAGACGCTGCAAATTCCACACCTCATGACAGGCACTCACCTGCACACATGCATGCGTGCGGACCAACCCCGGGCTGTACGCACTGACAGCCTCACAGAACACGCACCATTCATCATCGACTGAAATGTTTAGTTAGAATACTAGAACACAGCAAAATTGTCCTTGTTTACGAGTCGGTGCTTTTATCTGAGAGTATCTCCATGTTTCCGCAttcgctgtgtcagtgaccagaaaGAAGGAGGAAGTTCAGTCCTTTCGGAATTGTATTTCTTTCAGGTTCTTCCTCGTACTCACCTTTGTCCTCGTTCATCAAGTTATCAAGTTGTGTTTTATCCTCTTTATCAGGACCATGCTGGTAAAGaacatgacatgaacattgacttctctaacttcctctAATGACACTcaaccccttcttaccccatccctgacatatttagttgtttcgtttttcttctgtctctctgccattcactctgcctgttctccatctccctctggtgctcccgtcCCCCCTTCATTCACACTAGGCCtcacgtcccatgatcctttaccttctccagctctgtatcacttttgccaatcacctttccagcatttagcttcatcccaccccctccggtcttctcctatcatttcgcatttcccgctccccctccttttttcaaatctcttagt is part of the Hypanus sabinus isolate sHypSab1 unplaced genomic scaffold, sHypSab1.hap1 scaffold_1674, whole genome shotgun sequence genome and encodes:
- the LOC132387266 gene encoding probable G-protein coupled receptor 139; this translates as MVPYILAEDDWLTVDYRMMSVFITIQVIFFPVLAIIALPVNTVTIFILSRGKCGLSRVVTCYLVAMAVADILVLILDLILSKIPLMYTPYLVFVLSMPKVCNIQAALIYTVTDCSVWFTVTFTFDRFVAICCQKLKTKYCTGKTAGVVLGTVTAISCLKNIYWYLRLSEIYTWSINPFICKKRDYYLNFTSEVDLFYYFLTPVFPFLLVLVTNVFTVRHVLVTSRTRRRLRVPGNGQSVRDPEMEKRRKSLVLLLIVSGNFILLWAPFTVFSAWDRICDLTNFVLPPESLRELGIILQLLSCCTNTALYAFTQTKFRVQLTNVVKSPLALFVVKKW